A section of the Nitrospiria bacterium genome encodes:
- a CDS encoding VIT1/CCC1 transporter family protein has translation MDKTTRNLWVAFLEEAKANRVYTAFAIRAMEENHPEIAQLFFEVAGAETAHAISHLKVVGQVKSTLENLRFIVESEQFETGRLYPKMIQEALEDGRADAAETFRVAMNREHYHLGLFTEALKEYERKSGAPPRTPETPSSGPKTEEPAARPAARTGPAMPEVKEEKGRIATLERIREVVFGMQDGLVSTVAVAASVMAATSHRPIVFVAGLTSAMAGTIAMGTGSYLASKAEKDLHSAEIEKEARELVAHPEEEMAELIELYQQDGLTMEEAERLAERVASDRKLWLKTLTEKELGLTPEDLASPTKDALTMGVSFMLGAIVPLLPYLFIGTMSAIGVSIAVTVATLFVVGLGKARVTGKHPLRAGLEVMIIGTGSGLLGYLVGTLLPRMFGLSMTP, from the coding sequence ATGGATAAGACGACGCGGAATCTTTGGGTGGCCTTTCTGGAAGAGGCCAAGGCCAACCGCGTCTACACCGCCTTCGCCATCCGCGCCATGGAAGAAAACCATCCCGAGATCGCCCAGCTCTTTTTCGAGGTGGCCGGCGCCGAGACGGCGCATGCGATCAGCCATCTCAAGGTCGTGGGACAGGTCAAGTCCACGCTGGAGAACCTGCGTTTCATCGTCGAATCGGAGCAGTTTGAAACCGGACGCCTCTATCCCAAGATGATTCAGGAGGCGCTGGAGGACGGCCGGGCGGACGCGGCCGAGACCTTCCGTGTGGCGATGAACCGGGAGCATTACCACCTCGGCCTTTTTACCGAGGCGCTCAAGGAGTACGAACGGAAATCGGGGGCGCCTCCCCGGACGCCGGAGACCCCGTCTTCCGGACCCAAGACGGAGGAGCCCGCCGCGCGGCCCGCGGCCCGGACCGGTCCGGCCATGCCGGAGGTCAAGGAAGAAAAGGGCCGGATCGCGACGCTGGAGCGCATCCGCGAGGTGGTGTTCGGCATGCAGGACGGCCTGGTTTCGACGGTGGCGGTTGCCGCCTCCGTCATGGCCGCCACCTCCCACCGGCCGATCGTCTTCGTCGCCGGCCTGACCTCCGCGATGGCCGGGACCATCGCGATGGGCACCGGAAGCTACCTCGCGTCCAAGGCCGAGAAGGATCTGCATTCGGCCGAGATCGAAAAAGAGGCCCGGGAGCTCGTCGCCCACCCGGAAGAAGAGATGGCCGAGCTGATCGAGCTGTACCAGCAGGACGGATTGACCATGGAGGAAGCGGAGCGCCTGGCCGAGCGCGTCGCGTCCGACCGGAAGTTGTGGCTGAAAACGCTGACCGAAAAGGAGCTCGGCCTCACGCCGGAGGACCTGGCCAGCCCGACCAAGGACGCGCTCACCATGGGCGTCTCGTTCATGCTCGGCGCGATCGTTCCGCTTCTCCCCTATCTCTTCATCGGGACGATGTCCGCGATCGGGGTCTCGATCGCGGTCACCGTCGCGACGCTGTTCGTCGTGGGACTGGGCAAGGCGCGCGTGACCGGAAAGCATCCGCTGCGGGCCGGCCTCGAGGTGATGATCATCGGAACCGGCTCCGGGCTGCTGGGCTACCTCGTCGGGACCCTGCTCCCTCGGATGTTCGGGCTGAGCATGACGCCGTAG
- the ffh gene encoding signal recognition particle protein, whose protein sequence is MLDRLSSKLESIFKKLRGRGVLSESDIDAALKEVRLALLEADVHFKVVKDFLAAVRQKAIGQEVRESLTPGQQVVKIVWEELRRLMGEDVSGGKPLHLSADPPTVVMLVGLQGSGKTTTAAKLAHRFKQEGRRILFAAADPRRPAAVDQLVALGRQIGVETQTQPADDAVGVCREALARAKDRHDDLLILDTAGRLHVDEALMAELKRVKAEVNPHEVLLVADAMTGQDAVKMAEQFHREIGLTGIILTKLDGDARGGAVLSIRAVTGVPVKFIGVGEKPEALEPFHPDRMASRILGMGDVLSLIERAEEVLSKEQAEAAARKWQTAGFSFEDFRDQLRKVRKMGSMENLIGMLPGAGRLMANVPAGGVPDRELTRIEAIINSMTAQERGRPDLIDGSRRKRIARGSGTTVQDVNRLLKQFLQIRKFMKTLSRSKGRSGLANLLRSL, encoded by the coding sequence GTGTTGGACCGGCTTTCGTCAAAGCTGGAAAGCATCTTTAAAAAACTCAGAGGCCGGGGTGTCTTAAGCGAAAGCGATATCGATGCCGCACTGAAAGAAGTCCGACTCGCCCTTCTTGAAGCCGATGTCCATTTTAAAGTCGTCAAGGATTTCCTGGCCGCCGTCCGGCAAAAGGCGATCGGCCAGGAGGTTCGTGAAAGCCTAACGCCCGGTCAGCAGGTCGTCAAGATCGTTTGGGAAGAGCTGCGCCGCTTAATGGGCGAGGACGTCTCCGGCGGAAAGCCGCTGCACCTGTCGGCCGACCCGCCGACGGTCGTGATGCTGGTCGGCCTGCAGGGATCGGGCAAGACCACGACGGCGGCCAAGCTCGCGCATCGTTTCAAGCAGGAAGGCCGGCGGATCCTGTTTGCGGCGGCCGACCCGCGGCGGCCGGCCGCGGTGGATCAACTGGTGGCCTTGGGCCGCCAGATCGGGGTCGAAACGCAGACCCAGCCGGCCGACGACGCCGTCGGCGTCTGCCGCGAAGCGCTCGCGCGGGCGAAGGACCGGCACGACGATCTGCTCATCCTGGACACGGCCGGACGGCTGCATGTCGACGAAGCCCTGATGGCCGAGCTCAAGCGCGTCAAGGCCGAGGTGAATCCGCACGAGGTCCTTCTCGTGGCCGATGCGATGACCGGTCAGGACGCCGTCAAGATGGCGGAGCAGTTCCATCGGGAAATCGGTCTGACGGGGATCATCCTGACCAAGCTTGACGGCGACGCGCGGGGCGGGGCGGTCCTGTCGATCCGGGCCGTCACGGGCGTTCCGGTCAAGTTCATCGGCGTGGGGGAAAAGCCCGAGGCCCTGGAGCCTTTTCACCCGGATCGGATGGCCTCACGGATCCTGGGGATGGGCGATGTCCTCTCCCTGATCGAGCGCGCCGAGGAGGTTTTATCGAAGGAGCAGGCCGAAGCCGCCGCCCGGAAGTGGCAGACGGCCGGATTCTCGTTCGAGGATTTTCGGGACCAGCTCCGGAAAGTCCGGAAGATGGGTTCGATGGAAAACCTGATCGGGATGCTGCCGGGCGCGGGCCGCTTGATGGCGAACGTTCCCGCGGGCGGGGTCCCGGATCGGGAGTTGACGCGCATCGAGGCGATCATCAATTCCATGACGGCGCAGGAACGCGGCCGTCCCGATCTGATCGACGGCAGCCGGCGCAAACGGATCGCGCGGGGGAGCGGGACCACGGTGCAGGACGTGAACCGGCTCCTCAAGCAGTTCCTTCAAATTCGGAAATTCATGAAGACGCTGTCCCGCTCAAAGGGGCGATCGGGACTGGCGAATCTTTTGCGGTCTCTGTAG